One window from the genome of Bacillus weihaiensis encodes:
- a CDS encoding 5-formyltetrahydrofolate cyclo-ligase: MLNNKNHIRTYIKKILSEMDELAHKNSSQTIHTRLFLTDYWTESKVIAITVSRGREIETIPIIQKAWSEQKKVLVPKCYPKTNEMEFREITSLHQLEQVYFGLSEPKVQVTNLVLPNQIDLIIVPGVCFDQKGYRIGYGGGYYDRYLEAFRGRTLSLSFRFQLVDEVPREAHDRAVQLIVTEDEVIHCDRND; this comes from the coding sequence ATGCTAAATAATAAAAATCATATACGTACATATATAAAAAAGATACTAAGTGAAATGGATGAATTAGCTCATAAAAATTCATCACAAACCATTCATACTCGCCTGTTCTTAACAGATTATTGGACTGAATCAAAGGTCATTGCTATTACAGTATCTCGTGGCAGAGAAATTGAAACGATACCTATCATTCAAAAGGCCTGGTCTGAACAGAAAAAAGTTCTTGTACCAAAATGCTATCCAAAAACAAATGAGATGGAGTTTAGGGAAATTACCTCTTTACATCAATTAGAACAAGTTTATTTTGGTTTGTCTGAACCAAAAGTACAAGTAACGAATCTAGTACTGCCTAATCAAATTGATTTAATTATCGTTCCCGGCGTATGTTTTGATCAAAAAGGCTATCGAATAGGGTATGGTGGAGGATATTATGATCGTTATTTGGAAGCTTTTAGAGGCAGGACTTTGTCTCTCAGCTTTCGGTTTCAACTAGTGGATGAAGTACCAAGAGAAGCACATGATCGAGCTGTCCAGTTGATTGTGACAGAAGATGAGGTGATTCATTGTGATCGAAACGATTGA
- a CDS encoding DUF92 domain-containing protein encodes MIETIDSLTTVMIPLLAVIAWKVNTLTFGGAIGASVVGIGIYLGFGSEGFIILGCFFVTSTAFGKLKSKEMIEDITEKGDRRDIIQVFANGGIPAILGFLTILFPSAMDILTTGFCVSLGVATSDTWASELGVYSKGKPRMVFTLKEVEKGTSGAISILGTCAGLLGAFFIAILAFLTFDLSFSAIMVITCFSFLGNILDTILGELLQNKYRCRICERVTEKKIHCQQEAEKVRRMTFLTNDMVNITSITLATGMAVLFSS; translated from the coding sequence GTGATCGAAACGATTGATAGTTTAACTACTGTTATGATTCCTTTATTAGCAGTTATCGCTTGGAAAGTAAATACGCTTACTTTTGGAGGAGCAATTGGAGCAAGTGTTGTTGGGATAGGTATTTATCTTGGTTTCGGTAGTGAAGGATTTATCATCCTAGGCTGCTTTTTTGTCACCTCAACTGCTTTTGGTAAGCTTAAATCAAAAGAGATGATTGAAGATATAACGGAAAAGGGGGATAGACGAGATATCATTCAGGTATTTGCTAATGGAGGTATACCAGCTATTCTTGGTTTTCTAACAATACTTTTTCCATCTGCAATGGACATCTTAACAACCGGATTTTGTGTTTCTCTTGGAGTAGCAACATCAGATACGTGGGCATCTGAATTAGGGGTATATAGTAAAGGGAAGCCTAGAATGGTCTTTACATTAAAAGAGGTAGAGAAGGGAACTTCAGGAGCAATCTCTATATTAGGAACGTGTGCGGGTCTTTTAGGTGCTTTTTTTATTGCAATATTAGCTTTTTTAACCTTTGACTTAAGTTTTTCCGCGATTATGGTCATTACATGTTTCAGTTTTCTAGGAAATATTCTTGATACCATTTTAGGTGAACTTCTACAAAATAAGTATCGATGTAGAATCTGCGAAAGAGTGACAGAGAAGAAAATCCATTGTCAACAAGAAGCGGAAAAGGTAAGAAGGATGACTTTTCTAACAAACGATATGGTGAATATTACTTCAATTACACTTGCAACTGGAATGGCAGTTTTATTTTCATCTTAA
- a CDS encoding rhomboid family intramembrane serine protease, with product MVIVQDYVYWSLIEQLVIEHDFSILALSTDETEILLQPATNKNISVLRLRRMDIDWGNSLAKDIQMAGEKFQQIMQTGARGPLTVFNLYISSLPPVDDFPVEFVEGYTSGTKKRVTITSLLVTSEDQEHKLIELGEALNVSIHPLEKNAQENVTIDHINEVKNRVIRQQQEIREEEKKMFQNGKPFFTYIFLAFQIVMFLVLELYGGSENTETLVNFGAKFNPYIYEGEWWRLITPIFLHIGFFHLLMNSFALYYIGPAVERAFGSLKFLLIYLIAGIGGSVASFAFSTSVSAGASGAIFGCFGALLYLGLHNRRVFFRTMGSNLLVIIGINLALGFVIPNIDNAGHIGGLIGGFLAAVIVQLPQEKKWLYRILGLLAVIGLFLGAYQLGLNVTEEEFPQLTAKKAQVLIANEEYEDAYMYLQNYLDKGQTSNDILFLLSYVEIQLEKQDQAIKHLEEIILSDETFHEAHFNLALLYERKGEAELARKQIAQALKYDPTNQSYQAFEASLTD from the coding sequence ATGGTAATTGTACAGGATTATGTCTACTGGTCTTTAATTGAACAATTGGTAATAGAACATGATTTTTCCATATTAGCTTTATCAACTGATGAAACAGAAATTTTATTGCAACCAGCTACTAACAAAAATATTTCAGTTCTTAGGTTGAGAAGAATGGATATTGATTGGGGGAACAGTCTCGCTAAAGATATTCAAATGGCGGGAGAGAAATTTCAACAGATTATGCAAACAGGTGCTAGGGGACCGCTAACTGTTTTTAATCTTTACATATCCAGCTTGCCACCTGTAGATGATTTTCCTGTTGAGTTTGTGGAAGGGTATACGTCAGGAACGAAAAAGCGTGTTACGATCACATCATTATTAGTTACATCAGAAGATCAAGAGCACAAGCTGATTGAATTAGGTGAAGCATTAAATGTGTCGATTCATCCGTTAGAAAAGAATGCACAAGAGAACGTAACGATAGATCATATTAATGAAGTTAAGAATCGAGTTATCCGCCAACAGCAAGAAATAAGAGAAGAAGAGAAAAAAATGTTTCAAAACGGGAAGCCGTTCTTTACGTATATTTTTTTGGCTTTTCAAATTGTCATGTTTTTAGTGCTTGAGCTTTATGGTGGAAGTGAAAATACAGAAACCTTAGTTAATTTCGGAGCTAAGTTTAACCCTTATATTTATGAAGGGGAATGGTGGAGACTTATTACCCCAATTTTCCTACACATAGGCTTTTTCCATTTGTTAATGAATAGCTTTGCCCTTTACTATATAGGTCCTGCTGTGGAGAGGGCATTTGGTTCCTTAAAGTTTTTACTCATTTATTTGATTGCGGGTATTGGCGGCTCGGTAGCTAGCTTTGCATTTAGTACGTCTGTCTCTGCTGGAGCATCTGGTGCTATATTTGGGTGTTTTGGTGCGTTACTTTATTTAGGACTCCATAATCGAAGAGTATTTTTTAGAACAATGGGTTCCAATCTTTTGGTGATTATTGGGATAAATTTAGCGCTAGGGTTTGTGATTCCTAATATCGATAATGCTGGTCATATAGGTGGCTTAATTGGTGGTTTCCTTGCAGCAGTCATTGTCCAGCTACCTCAGGAAAAGAAATGGTTATATAGAATACTTGGACTTTTAGCGGTAATAGGTCTATTTTTAGGTGCCTATCAACTTGGCCTTAACGTAACAGAAGAAGAATTTCCGCAATTAACAGCAAAGAAAGCACAAGTTCTTATTGCAAATGAGGAATATGAAGATGCCTATATGTATTTGCAGAATTACTTAGATAAAGGTCAAACCTCTAATGACATTTTATTTCTATTATCATATGTTGAAATACAGTTAGAAAAGCAGGATCAAGCAATTAAACATCTAGAAGAAATTATCTTGAGTGATGAAACCTTTCATGAAGCCCATTTTAATTTAGCTTTATTATATGAAAGAAAAGGAGAAGCTGAGCTAGCAAGGAAGCAAATAGCTCAAGCTTTAAAATATGATCCTACAAACCAAAGTTATCAAGCTTTTGAAGCCTCACTCACTGATTAA
- a CDS encoding spore germination protein, with translation MKIERDKKLVSKVFDENISYLKERLGVDKSFDVVHLDVEYAKRNMSLFMVDGFVKDDILHYLMKYLSELSPEQLEENTLEKLLKTYIPYVEIEKTDDLDVVVQTVLAGPTALVIEGVEEVILIDARTYPVRGPQEPDMERVVRGSRDGYVETIVFNTALTRRRVRDRSLRMEYLQVGRRSKTDVVVCYLEDIADLDHVKELKESLEAIDTDGLSMGEKTIEEFISGRHFNPYPTVRYTERPDTAAAHLFEGHVIVFVDGSPSALITPTTFWHHLQHAEEYRNKPIVGAYLRMVRFIAVWASIFILPLWFLLAQNPSLLPEGYEFIGIEDHGQVPLLLQFLLIELGIDVLRMAAIHTPSSLATALGLVAALMVGQVAVEVGLLTNEVILYLAIAAIGTFATPSYELGLANRIYRIVLLLFTAWLGPIGFIAGFTGWIIMLARMKSFNVPYLYPFIPFDYRAMRDVLFRSPMPLKNRRPTFLHPQDPDR, from the coding sequence ATGAAAATTGAGAGAGATAAAAAATTAGTTTCTAAAGTTTTTGATGAGAATATCTCCTATTTAAAGGAACGCCTCGGTGTAGATAAAAGTTTTGATGTCGTTCATTTAGACGTTGAATATGCCAAACGAAATATGTCTTTATTTATGGTTGATGGGTTTGTTAAAGATGATATTTTACATTACTTAATGAAATATTTATCTGAATTATCTCCAGAACAACTTGAAGAGAATACGTTAGAGAAATTGTTGAAAACGTATATCCCTTATGTCGAAATTGAAAAGACGGATGATTTAGATGTAGTCGTTCAAACAGTTTTAGCAGGTCCTACAGCGCTCGTTATTGAAGGTGTAGAAGAAGTTATACTAATAGACGCCAGAACATATCCAGTTAGAGGTCCTCAAGAGCCTGATATGGAAAGAGTAGTAAGGGGCTCACGAGATGGATATGTGGAGACGATCGTCTTTAATACAGCTTTGACAAGAAGGCGAGTGAGGGACCGTTCTTTGCGAATGGAATACCTTCAGGTTGGAAGAAGATCGAAAACAGATGTGGTTGTTTGCTATTTAGAGGATATTGCAGACCTAGATCATGTGAAAGAACTGAAGGAGTCTTTAGAAGCAATTGATACGGATGGTCTATCGATGGGTGAGAAGACAATTGAAGAATTTATATCTGGTCGTCATTTTAATCCATATCCAACTGTGAGATATACAGAAAGACCTGATACAGCAGCAGCACATTTATTTGAGGGGCATGTCATCGTGTTTGTAGATGGATCACCAAGTGCACTTATTACTCCTACAACATTTTGGCATCATTTACAACATGCGGAGGAGTACAGAAATAAGCCAATTGTCGGTGCGTATTTACGAATGGTAAGATTTATAGCTGTATGGGCATCTATTTTCATCTTGCCTTTATGGTTTTTACTTGCCCAAAACCCGAGCCTATTGCCTGAGGGCTATGAGTTTATTGGAATTGAGGACCACGGACAGGTACCCTTGTTACTTCAGTTCTTATTAATTGAATTAGGAATTGATGTACTGAGGATGGCTGCTATTCATACACCTTCTTCACTTGCAACAGCCTTAGGATTAGTGGCGGCTTTAATGGTCGGACAAGTAGCTGTAGAAGTAGGACTACTCACAAACGAAGTCATTCTCTATTTAGCGATTGCAGCGATTGGAACATTTGCTACTCCTAGCTATGAGTTAGGTCTCGCTAATAGAATATACCGAATTGTGTTGTTGTTATTCACAGCTTGGTTAGGACCTATTGGATTTATAGCTGGTTTTACAGGCTGGATTATTATGCTAGCGCGTATGAAGTCATTTAATGTACCTTATCTTTACCCATTCATACCTTTCGATTACCGAGCGATGAGGGATGTATTGTTTCGTTCTCCAATGCCTTTAAAAAACCGGAGGCCGACATTTTTACATCCTCAAGACCCTGATCGCTAA